One region of Oryza sativa Japonica Group chromosome 5, ASM3414082v1 genomic DNA includes:
- the LOC107281131 gene encoding uncharacterized protein, producing the protein MVKNAVMIKNQEVALKAKQEEESSCEESEDEEMAFIVKRFKHFLRKSGYGKGRKDDDKGKRQSKRACFNCGEYGHFIADCPKSNEAKAKGGKKKPERAHVAEAHMAEVWYSEDEEDLEVKPKPKSKDKVEGEGGVATVAFKSSSSSKERLFNNLSDDDDDSYHYSCFMAQGRKVMTQKPTQTSLDVDSSDKESDNELDDVLKSFSKPAMQHLAKLMRALDSKEQLLERQEELLILEKKRNLALGESLAKECAKNEHLTNEFNLANGSLASIRNVNETLQEKFASLEKSHKDLEVQFDTLWNSTSQPNVVSNSSNPSTSNGCARCYNIDLNSYATSVDAMQALKKENERLGTLVKYGCMKTYHSKDALYRTITAHPNKDGHELGFSGGSPVSKRVMINGKECLMFVREGKAPQASEVTSLVSSQGPGTSGQTGRNFQVGVSVSQKFPPGSSDQFTRKFRANGCAQDMTGSSGHNVRRFRPDGLYYDSYVISKNSEGKVVAYFNGNYNDEYRTCVWVPKALVTNIKGPKLRQVWVPKSQA; encoded by the coding sequence ATGGTGAAGAATGCTGTCATGATCAAAAATCAAGAAGTTGCTTTGAaggcaaaacaagaagaagagtcaagttgtgaagaaagtgaagatgaagaaatggcttttattgtcaagagattcaagcactttcttcgcaagagtggctatggcaaagggaggaaggatgatgacaagggaaagaggcaatcaaagagagcgtgcttcaattgtggcgaATATGGCCACTTTATTGCCGATTGTCCCAAGTCAAATGAAGCTAAGGCTAAGGGAGGCAAGAAGAAGCCAGAGCGTGCTCATGTGGCGGAGGCACACATGGCGGAAGTTTGGTACTCCGAAGATGAAGAAGATCTCGAggtcaagcccaagcccaagtcaaaagacaaggttgaaggagaaggtggtgttgCTACCGTCGCCTTCAAGTCATCTTCTTCAAGCAAGGAGCGTCTCTTCAACAACTtgagtgatgacgacgacgactcctacCACTACTCTTGCTTCATGGCCCAAGGCCGCAAGGTGATGACTCAAAAGCCCACTCAAACTtctcttgatgttgattctAGTGATAAGGAAAGTGATAATGAATTAGATGATGTGCTTAAGAGTTTTAGCAAACCCGCTATGCAACATTTGGCTAAGTTAATGAGAGCTTTGGATAGTAAAGAACAATTACTCGAAAGGCAAGAAGAATTGCTTattcttgagaagaaaagaaaccttgCCTTAGGGGAGAGCTTAGCTAAAGAATGTGCTAAAAATGAACACCTTACTAATGAGTTTAATTTGGCTAATGGTTCTTTAGCTAGCATTAGAAATGTCAATGAAACTCTTCAAGAGAAATTTGCTAGTTTAGAAAAAAGTCATAAAGATCTTGAAGTTCAATTTGACACTCTTTGGAATAGCACTTCTCAACCAAATGTGGTTTCCAATTCTTCTAACCCTTCTACTAGCAATGGTTGTGCTAGGTGTTACAATATTGATTTGAACTCTTATGCTACTAGTGTTGATGCTATGCAAGCTCTTAAGAAAGAGAATGAAAGGTTGGGCACTTTGGTGAAATATGGGTGCATGAAGACATACCATTCAAAAGATGCCCTTTACAGGACCATCACCGCTCATCCTAACAAGGATGGACACGAGCTCGGGTTTTCGGGTGGAAGTCCTGTGTCTAAGCGTGTGATGATAAATGGGAAAGAATGCTTGATGTTTGTGAGAGAAGGTAAAGCTCCACAAGCAAGTGAGGTGACTAGTCTTGTGAGCAGCCAGGGACCCGGAACATCCGGACAAACCGGGCGAAACTTCCAGGTGGGAGTCTCTGTCTCTCAAAAATTCCCACCAGGAAGTTCCGACCAGtttaccaggaagttccgggccaaTGGCTGTGCACAAGACatgaccggaagttccgggcataATGTCAGGAGGTTCCGTCCAGATGGTCTTTACTATGATTCATATGTAATTTCCAAAAATTCAGAGGGCAAAGTGGTTGCTTATTTTAATGGGAATTACAATGATGAGTACCGCACTTGTGTGTGGGTGCCAAAGGCTTTGGTGACTAACATCAAGGGACCCAAACTTAGACAAGTTTGGGTTCCTAAATCCCAAGCTTGA
- the LOC136356627 gene encoding uncharacterized protein, protein MVNTRASGSGNNNNEGNPTLAQVLAQQTQLMNMMIQQMQNQLNQGNNNAPPPQNKLADFLRVRPPTFSSTTNPVEAGDWLHTIEKKLELLQCTDQEKVVFASHQLQGPASEWWDHFRMNRAEGQPITWAEFTEAFKKTHIPAGVVALKKREFRALKQKDRTVTEYLHEFNRLARYAPEDVRTDEERQEKFLEGLKDELSVTLISHDYEDFQELVDKAIRLEDKKNRIDNRKRKMTVFQEAQGSSQRQRIKPLQIGEPFSAGQGQSQQLNIGGEIKSETNESNEVNIEQANQPVPVQQDQS, encoded by the coding sequence atggtgaacactcgcgccagtggaagtggaaacaataacaatgaagggaacccaactcttgctcaagttctggctcaacagactcaattaatgaacatgatgatacaGCAGATGCAGAACCAGCTCAACCAAGGAAACAATaatgctccaccgccgcagaacaagttagctgattttcttcgtgtgaggccacctaccttttctagcactaccaacccagtggaagcaggtgattggttgcacactattgagaagaagttggaactgctccagtgcacggatcaggagaaagttgttttcgcttcacatcagttgcaaggacctgcttcagaatggtgggatcatttccggatgaacagagcagaaggacaaccaatcacttgggcggagttcacggaagcattcaagaagacacacatacctgcAGGTGTTGTTGCTTTGAAAAAGCGTGAGTTCCGGGCACTTAAGCAAAAGGATCGTACCGTGACGGaatatcttcatgagttcaatcgtctagctcgctatgctccagaagatgtgcgtactgacgaggaaaggcaggagaagtttttggaaggCTTAAAGGATGAGCTATCAGTTACGTTGATCTCTCATGACTATGAGGATTTTCAGGAGTtggttgacaaagcaattcgacttgaagacaagaagaacaggatagataaccgtaaaaggaaaatgactgtattccaggaggcacaaggtagtagccagaggcagcgtatcaagccactccaaattggtgaaCCTTTTTCCGCTGGTCAAGGACAGTCACAGCAGTTGAATATCGGTGGTGAGATCAAATCAGAGACTAATGAAAGCAATGAAGTTAACATCGAGCAGGCTAATCAGCCGGTGCCAGTTCAGCAGGATCAGTCTTAA